The genomic interval CAAATTTTTAAAAGAAACGACATTTGACTTAGTCTTTGCACGTTTGACTTGTAAACAGAGTCAGTACTTCCGCCTACATCAAGGGTGACCTTTTCAATGTAATAACGTATTATGTGAAGTCATGGACACGCATCGCAGAGCAGTGCAAGGCAGACATTTCTGTTTATAAagcatataattaatttatttaatttttttagaaaatgacagaTCGTTTCACTAAATAAAACCCTTATTCCTCGTCTGGTatcatgtagagccctttgaagctgcactgaaactgtaatCTTGACTTTCAACCGTTTGCTAGCCGTTGAAGTACACTATAAGGAGAATAATCCAGAATTGTTTTCATCAAAAACCATAATTtattttcgactgaagaaagaaagatgtaAACATCTTGAATCAGGGTATCTTCCGTCCATTCCAAATCCGTtttcaattacaaaaacaaaaaaaacaaaagactcaagaggattcaagtgagagaacatgaattcaataacgagaaatggaaaaatggctcgtttattcGTTATTCCATCTAGTTTAACAAACGGAAAATTAGTTTTTGACTTGATTTCTCATTTTGTTGTTCGGGGTTTAAAAAACGGTTTATGGCTTCagtatttcattcgcacttgtgggctgagctgaaacgctcctttcatctgattggtcgaatcgctccgccttcagctcggtctcttcattctttcaggcagaataagagtcttaTAGGAGTAATGTGTGAAACCaacgctcactgttaattaacataatatttgagTCAGATGTAGCTGGACACATAATTCTTGTTGCTGTGACTTGCAAGttacccctttaaattatttctaggttatagtattgtatgaatattgtcccactgtaaatacagtgcaaatagttctgtctccttggataaaagtgaagtggaaataaaaatctataatagactgaacagttccatgataatatgtctgtaacatttaccactctcgtcttttaagtcaaaaggcactaggtaggtgtgtgtgacattaataattaattgtggaaattaatatagttaaatttattaagtaaattagaattattagttttattacatacaaaattgaatgatgtttcttttttaatcttcTTTGTTggccttgagaaagccaacatatatttgaacataattattattatttattatgagagtaattgaaaACGACTAAAACTTTAacgtttcaccaaattcagctcagatcttcagactcgtctgactcgttgcTGTAACTGGTCAgactttttccttctcaaaaaatcctagtgactttcattatctgagcaatgaaggtcttacacttaatgtccactagagggggagACAGGATTTCTATTTACGTaagtttaaattacattaatttcatAAGTACTACCATTAATACgccatatctgtgtacaagaataaacttcacacttcaagctgtaCTTAAAACTTCCCATTCTGGCTTTTTCAACCTacctccaaatttattttaagatatattttttttcacactggtttatgcatttaatgtttgtccatctggaacttttatttttcatgagctgtacattttaagatgtactcggtgttgataaatcacatgcacTGAATGTAAAGAGCTAATGTCAGGACTCTCAGTCCTCCTCCTGGATGGCCAGtgccctgcaaagtttagctaccccaaataaacacacctaagctaagcaaggtcttcaggatcagtaGCAATGTCCAAGCAAGtgtgttggagctgaactctgcagaacATGGTTCTCCCGGTTCAGGACTGggttttaaatctataaatgaaTTTGTACAGTTGGGTTTCTTCATGCAGAGGTGTACTTCAGTAAGTACAATGTAAACTGTAATCCATAAAGACAAAATCTTTAGATCAGCATTTAGGCCACTGCCTTGAGGTCTCCATCCATTGGTCAAAACAGACCTCGCACCCCACCACACTCCTGCTAGCTGTCAacagacagaactatttgcactgtatttacagtgtgacaatattcatacaatactataacctagaaataatttaaaggggtcacttgcaagtcagagcagcacgaattatgtgcccagccacatctgtttcaaatagtatgctaattaacagtgagtggtggtctCAGACATTACTCCTATAAGACTCTTattctgaaagaatgaaagactgagttgaaggtggagcgattcaaccaatcagatgaaagcagcgtttcagcgccgcccacaagtgcgaattaaATATTGAAGCTATAAACCTATTTGTAAACCCCAAACGACAAAATGAGAAATCGAGCCAAAAACTCATTTTCCGTTTGTTAAACTTAATGGAATAACGAATAAACGAGACATTTTTCAatttctcgttattgaattcatgttctctcacttgaatccccTTGAGTCTTTcgttttctgttttttaaattgaaaacggATTTGGAATGTACGGAAGATACCCTGATTATCTTGGATGAcaagggggtgagtaaattatcaggaaattttaatttgaaattgaaCTAATCATAACTAAAAAGGTTAATTTAACATGAAGCAAGCATTATGAAAACGGGGCTGGGACAGTGGGCTGGGAGCTTGTGAATTTTATTGGAATGGTGTCCAGCTTTTAAAAGAATATGGCAATAATAAAGcggacaataataaaaaaattatatttattcatctATTTCTACCCCTTTCTCTAGTGTGGTGTAATTTAAGTAAAAGTAATTGAAATGttcatttaatttatgttttataaaatatgtcTGTCGGAAATAACATGCATTGGTTGTGCTCAGTTGATTTGGTTGCCATCAAAGTATATTGGCCCTTgttaaaattaataacattttaccATTGCATTCAGTACAGTAACACAAACTAATGATAATGATACTTTAGATTGATGGTAAATAATTTATAGGAGAAATAAGACAACCCCTTTTTATCACAGTCATTATAGTTTCAACGTGTTTAGGTTACTATTTTTCAACAACTACCATAAATGTGTTATAAGAGAAGCAATTAGATTCATGTTTCCATGGTAACAGAAAGCAAAGAAAGAATAAAATGATGTGAGATGTTATTTTGAAGTCAAAGGATGTTAATTGGTTtgctgaggagagagagagagagagagattatgtgGCAGATATTATTTCCTAAAATCTTAAATTCTTGGATCAAAAGGGCATGGTCTGGTCACTGTGTTATCCAATTATAGCTTGTAATGCACCAAAAGGGCTTTTTAACATAGATGAACAGTCATTAaaggaaaacattattttacagccCTCTGGAAATATTAATTCTGCCTGGTAAATCGAAATATTCAAcagtaagatatttttattttatttatttttgtgtggcaaaactgtaataaatttattaattaaacactGGTAATTTGCCATTAGTAActgataatatatataaataattatgcaTTTTGTTAGTATCAGAATTGTTTtgctacaggtgctggtcataattagaaaatcatcaaaaagttgatttcactaattccattcaaaaagtgaaatttgtatattatattcattcattacacacagattgatatatttcaaatgtttatttcttttaatttttatgattataactgacaactaagtaaAAGCCcacattcagtatctcagaaaattagaatattgtgaaaaggttcaatattgaagacacctggtgccagactctaatcaactaattaactcaaaacacctgcaaagcctttaaatggtctctcagtctagttctgtaggctacgcaatcatggggaagactgctgacttgacagttgtccaaaagacggcCATTGGCACCTtgtacaaggagggcaagacacaacaggtcattgcaaaagaggctggctgttcacagagctctgagtaaaggcacattaatagagaggcgaagggaggGAAAAGATGTGCTAGAAAAAAAAGAGTACAAGGAATAggaataaccgcaccctggagaggattgtgaaacaaaacccattcaaaaatgtgggggaaattcacaaagagtggactgcagctggagtcagtgcttcaagaaccaatacgcacagacatatgcaagacatgggtttcagctgtcgcattctttGTGTAAACTCACtcatgaacaacagacagcatcagaagcgtctcgcttcaaaaaggactggactgctgttgagtggtccacagttatgttctctgatgaaagtaaattttgcatttcctttggatatcagggtcccagagtctgaaagaagagaggagaggtGCAAAATCAACGTTGCTTGAGGTTTAGTGTAAaatttccacagtcagtgatggtttgcggtgccatgtcatctgctggtgttggtccactgtgttttctgaggtccaaggtcaacacagccatataccaggaagttttagagcacttcatgcttcctgcagctgaccaactttatggagatgcttaTTTCATTCCAACAGGACTTCCAgttcctggtttaaggaccatggtatccctgttcttaattggccagcaaactcgcctgaccttaaccccatagaaaatctatggggtattggtaagaggaagatgtgatatgccagacctaAGAATGcaaaagagctgaaggccactatcagatcaacctgggctctcataacacctgagcagtgccacagaatgatcaactccatgccacgccacattgctgcagtaattcaggcaaaaggagccccaactaagtatcgagtgctgtacatgctcatacttttcatttttaataatatacaagtttcagttttgaatggaattagtgaaatcaactttttgatgatattctaattatatgaccagcacctgtatatgtgaCCCTTTCTGTGAAATCAAGGCTAACGTCTCAAAATTTTATCATGAGATAaacaagcatcaaagtttgatttcaaccattTATGTAACTATAATTTAAATCTTTTGTCATGGTCTTACTAAAGATAGCtgattttatgtagaaaacagtaaagtctgtgtgtgtgtgtgtgtgtgtgtgtgtgtgtacaaaagcAGAGATGCACATCcagaccagcaggtggcactgatTGTTAACGAGCTACAGCAGGATGAGCGCAGACAAAACAAAAGATGAAACGTTATGGATGTGGAAGTAAGAGGTGGATAGACTCTTCAGTGACATTTCATCAACGCACAATGTCTAAACTGCAGGTTTTAAGTGTTTTTCTGACAGAGAGATTAACATTAGCTGCGCAGGAGATATTTAAGGCTGTGGAAGACGTATTTTCAGAGTATAATGAGGATATTTGTCGCTCCAGACTGGAGATTGAGCTGCTCAAGAGAAGACTGCAGCAGACAGGAGTTCAGATGGACTCTGGTTAGTCAGTACACCCTAAATCTCATTCTAATACTTATTATTGGCATATTATGGTTTTCATAAACACAAATAATgaaggttttaatgtgttacctaaacattttaaatcagccaCACGTCTTTAAGTAGTTTACAGCTCACTGAGATGTAAACTCATTGAGGTTTAGATAATGCCAACAACAATACTTCGCCATTTATTTTATGCATCGttctttttttacacacctatCGGTTTTGCTAATCTACTCTtgtcatatatacagtacacacctaACATTTACCTATGgttatttactgtttttattcGTATAGAAACGCAGTCTCGCTCCTCTGAGACTCAAGGACAGAAATGCACCCAGACATTTTCAGAGGACTCGAAAGATACAGAGATGCAGTTGAAACTAGAAGTTTATACACAGCCCGAGGAGAATGAAGTGGACATGCCTGTGTGCGGTGAATCAGCATCTTTATCACCTTGTGTGGACATTTATCATGATCAGACGCCCAGCAAAGACACTGAAACCCAAGTGATGGACAGTAGTGAGAGTAATTGTCACTTTATTGAACAAGCAGCTCGGATTAAGAATGAGCcagaaactaaaactgaaacaggtACTACCTGTCAAATACAGCAGAACATCACAAAACAAGATTTCGATAATTCAGAGGCCAGTAATGCTTCCAGTGACGTCAACAAAGTCAAAGTTAGCCACATTGGCTCGCCCAGACATGAGACACAAACATTTAATGTAAGTCTGTCTATATGTAGAAAATGCCTcttaaagtgaaatattattattctcATTGTGTTATAAAACAACCTTGGTACAAAAATGTGAGTTGGTGGATGTCATTGTTTTACAGCTGCCCCTTAGAAATCAAGAGATGTTGACGAAGCATCGGATGGAGCTGGCCCAGATAAGAGACAGGTACTCAAAAATACTCTTCACTGTTTCATCTGTGCCGATCAGAGTTGACATTTTGTAGTGAAATCAAACATGCACTAGCTAGACTACACAAATCCTTCGCCTGTCAAAAATGTAAGTGTTGAGTCAAAATCTGCCAAAGAGTAATAATGGAAAAACAGTGCTTTTTCACTATTTACTACAGGGTCTTTATTTTTATgggtttgaataaaaaaaagtcatgagacgataaaaaaaactttaaaaactgttataaaaaTCCCGAAAAAACTTGATATTCAAAATCAATAAGTTTGACATctgaatataaattttttggtaaaacatgtaatGTGATTTATTTAAGCCACAAAATAAACTTCATTCTGTTGTTAGGTATAATGAACATTGTTCACCACTCGTGCATGTTATCTCAATTGCAAAAACAAAGGTTGAAATATTACAGCTAAAAACATCGACGTAACACACTCATGGGCTCTTCACTGAATATTTGCtggctaataaataaataatttttacctTACCATTCATCTGTTTTCAAAATCACATCATTTGAATTTCACTGCATCCTCATATGTCTGTCAAAACATAATGTACAAATTACACAGTACTATTTACAAGAAGCAGAAATCCAGGTAATTTACTGAAAGGTGATTGTTGAAAAATGTCTGATCACTAGTTTGAACACTGTATTCTTAGTTGTTTAAAAGATTAAGGCAATTTATCAAAGTTATATAAACTTTTACACATGATTTGTTAATTTAATTAccgattataaaattataaaaatcattttttaaatatgatttcgtTTCTCTTTCAGTCTGTCTGCAttgttataaaaacattaaaaactatctcaaaaaaaaaagggggaaaaaggtCAGCTGTCATGGAAGGGTTTTTGATGCTTTTGTTTTGTGCTGCTCATCCTGGGTGATTCTCACAGACACAACAAAACATTTCTAGATCAAGTACACCACAGACATGTTACTTTACTGTTAGTTATATTACTGTCATTATTGCTTCTAATTGCAGTCTGTGACTTTCTTTACTGTTGCACATATTTCTCAATCATTTCTCCATCTCAACATACTTTTAAACTGGAATCTGAGCACTGGATAACATCAATGAGAGCTTAATGTTTaagtataattaatattaatacttttaccTAAacgttattaaataaattaaacaaaaattggGGGTCCATAAGTTTTATCTAAAATGCAGTCAAAACACTTAAGTTGTAAAATAGTGTTACAATttgaaatgactgttttctatttttatatattttagaatgtaatttattagaattttcagcagccataactccagtcttcagtgaaactttctaatatgcggatttgcaattatttgattaaaataaattcctttgtttgaaatcaaatcttttgtaacattataaatgtaccaTCActgttgatcagtttaatgcttcCTTGCTGGATGAaagtattgataaaaaaaaatcttgaatgtTATTATTCATTTAAGCAATAAGTTACAATATTGTAATTAATAGTCAGAGCTAAGGCCCTGTCATAGacggggcttagcctaaaccaggattaggccatagttcaattaggacatttaagtaatttttataaacattccttcgaaaaaagtattactggtgtgcatcttaagacaaaataaaggcactgacatgttttaagatcagtcggtgcaagtttcttttcgataaaacagctcagatttacattttagtctaggactaggcttaagccttgtctgtgaaaccgggggtaaaAGGCAGTTGTGCTAAACCGCACAATCCTTTTAAGTATTAAGCATGCGGATGCAGGGGCTGGCATCCCACTAGCCAGTTTTTCAGCAAGTTTCCAGGTattttgatgtgtgtgtgattccACATTCCTCAGAAGGTGGGTACTAATAGCCTCAGTGACTCAACATCCTACGGAGTTAATGACCCTGCTTAGTCTCTGACAATATCCAGCATGTCTGATTTTATCTCTCAGTTGGACATTCGTGGCCTAGGAAGTGACCAGTGGAAAAAATCCTGTTTGGATCTGGCAATTTTTTCCCCAGCAAGACTAAATGTTTTTCCATTGTGATTGTGTAGCGACACGTTTTAAGAAGTATTCCTACAGTGCATCTACGATAAGACCTGGATGGATTAATGAAATCTCACTCATTAACAGGGCAAAGGAAGTCAGAGGCAGTGATGTAGCCTGTTAACCACCTTCTCTTCTTAACCTGTGCATGTGAGAGAGCTCTTACAGAAAAGAGTGAGATTTTAGCTAATATAGTCTGTAGATGTGACATGGAGTTGGCTAGTGGGACACCTCCATAAAGAGGCAAATGCTTACAATAGTTTAATTTTAAGGCCagatttttcttgttgtttagatTGGCAGATGAAGAGCGAAAGAAGGCTGCAGCAAAAGCTAGATCCCTAAAGCACAAGCAGAAAGTATACAGGAATCCTGAGCTTCGTGAGGCATACaggaaaaaggagagagagaggtatACTGCAGCTTACATGAGGAAATCCTGACTGTAGGTTAGGTACATATGCATTCTATTACGTCTTAGTAACAACAGATGTATACTTAAGTACACTTAAACATTTGAGATcaataaaatttcattttctttttttatttattattaatactttattttgcAGGGATCCGTTAAATGGTTAAGAAATGAATTTAAAGCCATTTAGTAATGTTACACTTTACTATTTCATAGAAACTTTCTATTATTCCAAATGTAATCCAAATGTATCATGGTTACCAGAAAGAGCAGCACAAGAAtcacattaattatattttaaaatatattcaaataaaagttattttaaattaaaactctgtgagcatgagagactttcTAAAAATCTTATAGACACCAAACTAATATACACACTTATATGTGGTCTTAATGTGAAAATCAGTTTTAGATTGAGCTTTTTAGAATCAGCTTAACACTGACTCTCTGATATTTCTAATTTTTGTAGATATCAAAGACGAAAATCGCAGGGGAAAGTGAAATCCGCTAAAGATCTGAACCCAATAGAACTGAGAAGGCAGCAGAAAAAGTGGAGGGACAATTCAGCCTCTTACAGGAGAAAGCAAACATTTCAGGAGGTTTTAGTCAACACTAAAGAAGACATTAATCAAGTCATTCCAGTGCCAGCTACCACCTCCTCTGCTCAACATTATGCTGTTTTTAATATTAACTGAGATATGCgcaaaaatattattgtattcCTGTTATTCAGCTGGAAGATTATGTTTGTCGCTAGCTAGTGCCAAGGTCATTGGTACGATTCCCAGACAATACACTTGATGATAAAATCAGTGTATTTAATGTGCTTTAcaacatctgccaaatgcatgaatgtaaatattccattaaaaaagtaaCCTGCATGCAGTTTCTAACAGAAATACTAGCACATTCACATTCATTCCATGTGTTCAGTGTAAAAACTTCCTTGACATTTACTTTAGAGTACATAAATGACCAAGTTTTGGAatcaaattttgaaataaaatgggaatgatgcagtgtgtttgtgtttttcatttttagctGTGAGTGCAATGCATCAAATGCATTCACTTTTACTTTAAATTTTCATCTCTAACAATGGGGTCTTCATTACTGTAATGGGGGGGGGTTGTCCATACAGCaacttattttgtatttgctacatattttttttaataatatgcaaTGCATTTTTAGCACAGAACTTCAACTGACAAAAGTTTAACCATTTAGATTATTTGGACATTTGTTTGTGAGAATCACCCAATGAAAAGAGAAGCCTTTTTCCCAATAAATATCATCAATACATCTGTTTTAAGTTCTGGTCTTTCCGAAGTAACatatttcttttctctttttcaaaGTAAATTACAATCACAGCAGGAAAGGAACAAGAGGAATAAGAGTGAAAATGAGGAAATTCGCAGAGTAAAGAAGATCAGGGACTTTGAAGAAGTGACACTTGATAAAGAACAACAAACACGTGAGGGCATTTTAATGAACAGTCTACTtaaaaattaattgattaataaaaaaataaaaaaaaggatttgtcAGATATTGTTTCACCTGTCTTTTAGACACACAGGATAAATAAAAAGTCTAATTTTGTCACTTCTTAGAGTCCAAGACAAACCTGGCTGACATTTGTTTGGAGGACGTTCAGCATGAAGAGGAACTGTCTGAAAGCTACCCGACACATCATGATGTTCACGGAAATCCACGCGGTACAGGAGAGTATTTGTGTGTCGTGTGCCGCAAAAGATTCAACACGCCaggactgctgaaaattcatctgcgAGTTCACTCTGGAGAGAAACCCTACCACTGCAACTTTTGTGGGAAAAACTTCAGACAGTCCAGTCACCTGAACACACATGTCAGGATCCACACGGGAGAGAGACCTCACATCTGTCAGAACTGTGGGAAGACGTTTATTGACTCCAGCGCAAGAAACAGACACTTCAAAAAGTGCGTTCTTATCTCTCTGCAAGCACCATGAAATCATAAAGAGCACCTGTTGTTTTCTGTAGCTCACTGAATTGGAAACGTGATGGTAAATATTTTCACGGCTAAAATGACAGCAGATGATTTTTTACAATAGTTATGTTTAAATCGAAAGGTCCGATCCAGTGTCATTAAAAACACAACCACTAGAAAAGtgaagttttactttttttttttttgcacagaaaTTTTACCTGAACTCCTTAAAACACTTTCAATGGTACATTTTCCACAGCAGAACTAACTGAGTTTCTCGAATCATCTGAACTGAGGTATGGCTCACATTTTGACCatgcaatgttttatttaatgaacaaatttttaatcttttttttctgcttgaaaaaaagctttttatcttGTTTCTTCTACTTAATATTAAATTCGTATTAGCTAGCATATTTATGAGAAAAtgtactaatttatttattactctttttttaagcaaacaaaatattgcatttcattttcatacatttccTTGGTCTTATTTTTTAAGCTGGTAGTATAGAATGTATAAACATTACtgcagtttataataataattattatttttttaatggttaaattttgTTTGTGAAGTTTTATGAATAAAAGATCATGTTTTTTACAatcttatttaattttgtttatatcTTCGCTTTCTAAGCATTTACTTttactactgaaaaaaaaaagtaaaattttttagGATTATGGAGTTCAGTTCATGGGCAGCAATTTATTAAATTCAGCATATTAGTTCAACTGAAAGGTTCAATCATATCACAGTGTCATAatgtaatctaaaaaaaattctgtccataaaGCATATTCATCCATtggctgaaataaataaaatagaaaaaagcagCAAAGAACCACAATGTGAGTGTTCTGgtgtatgaagaaaaaaaaaaatctatctcatCTAAAATGAAACACTTTAACTATCTCAAACTCTAGGGGGCAGAAGTGATCCACTGTCCTTTTTATGATCCGATAAAGCATTTCCATGgaattttctttaaattattaacaGAAAAATCAAAAGCATTTTACATGCCATTCAGGCAACACATGTTCCACATCCTCTGTAACACAATTGCTAATTCAGTTTATTAGCAGTCACTTCTTGTCGCCAAACGTTGAGACCTTTTCAAATGAAAAGCTGTGACTGTGAGAGCTGCGCCACAAAGAATCCACACAGCACACATTTGCATTCACACAGCTCTAATGTCAATACAAAAGTCAATAGAAATCTACATTACGATTAGCCTTGCTAACCCACATGCCTCCCGGGCTGTGAATGATGCTGAAGAGTCATACCGACTGTGTTTACAGAGTAATGAATACACCGTATTAGTAAACCACCGAAGAACAGTTCACCTGCAGCTTCCTGAATTCCCTGAAGGAAA from Carassius carassius chromosome 44, fCarCar2.1, whole genome shotgun sequence carries:
- the LOC132126302 gene encoding uncharacterized protein LOC132126302 isoform X4, whose protein sequence is MKRYGCGSKRWIDSSVTFHQRTMSKLQVLSVFLTERLTLAAQEIFKAVEDVFSEYNEDICRSRLEIELLKRRLQQTGVQMDSETQSRSSETQGQKCTQTFSEDSKDTEMQLKLEVYTQPEENEVDMPVCGESASLSPCVDIYHDQTPSKDTETQVMDSSESNCHFIEQAARIKNEPETKTETGTTCQIQQNITKQDFDNSEASNASSDVNKVKVSHIGSPRHETQTFNLPLRNQEMLTKHRMELAQIRDRYQRRKSQGKVKSAKDLNPIELRRQQKKWRDNSASYRRKQTFQEVLVNTKEDINQVIPVPATTSSAQHYAVFNIN
- the LOC132126302 gene encoding uncharacterized protein LOC132126302 isoform X2, whose amino-acid sequence is MKRYGCGSKRWIDSSVTFHQRTMSKLQVLSVFLTERLTLAAQEIFKAVEDVFSEYNEDICRSRLEIELLKRRLQQTGVQMDSETQSRSSETQGQKCTQTFSEDSKDTEMQLKLEVYTQPEENEVDMPVCGESASLSPCVDIYHDQTPSKDTETQVMDSSESNCHFIEQAARIKNEPETKTETGTTCQIQQNITKQDFDNSEASNASSDVNKVKVSHIGSPRHETQTFNLPLRNQEMLTKHRMELAQIRDRLADEERKKAAAKARSLKHKQKVYRNPELREAYRKKERERYQRRKSQGKVKSAKDLNPIELRRQQKKWRDNSASYRRKQTFQEVLVNTKEDINQVIPVPATTSSAQHYAVFNIN
- the LOC132126302 gene encoding uncharacterized protein LOC132126302 isoform X3 — encoded protein: MSKLQVLSLFLTERLTLAAQEIFKAVEDVFSEYNEEICRSRLEIELLKRRLQQTGVQMESETQSRSSETQGQKCTQTFSEDSKDTEMQLKLEVYTQPEENEVDMPVCGESASLSPCVDIYHDQTPSKDTETQVMDSSESNCHFIEQAARIKNEPETKTETGTTCQIQQNITKQDFDNSEASNASSDVNKVKVSHIGSPRHETQTFNLPLRNQEMLTKHRMELAQIRDRLADEERKKAAAKARSLKHKQKVYRNPELREAYRKKERERYQRRKSQGKVKSAKDLNPIELRRQQKKWRDNSASYRRKQTFQEVLVNTKEDINQVIPVPATTSSAQHYAVFNIN